GCATTGCGTGATGCCACAATGACTAAGTAGTTTTTTTCGGTGTTTGAACAGAGTAAACTTGCCATTTATGAACTGTATTTATAGTTCAGATAATAAGTATTATTCACAAGCTTGGCAAGCAACATATTTGCGAAAGATAATAATAGGGTGAACATCAAATCTATTGGAATGAGCCTACCCATATACATTAGATCAAACCAAGACAATTATCTTTTATGCAAGCATCAGAGGAAACCCACTTTTCttcaacacatttcctgtttcaACCAGCTGTCGGGAAAACATCCGAGAAATGGCCTCTACCTCCACAGTGCAGTTAAATTAGTGCCACAGATTAACTCTTAAGCTGCTCCCTCCCTCCGTCACATTACATCTCTAATGCAGTCCTAAAGGAGAGTGTCCATTAGCTAAGAGCACTGTTAGCAATGTCTTTATGGACATGTACTGTAACATTCGAGGTATACAACTTAGCCTCCTCCAATGTTAACTGTCTAACGGTGCCTACCTTACAACTTTAACCATCTTGGGTTTGCATTCACTCAGCAGGGAGAGTAGCGTCTGCATGGTACGTCCTGTCTCCACGATATCCTTTTAATAAAGCAGGACACAGTAATTGGTGAAGGTGGAGGcatacacaataaaaaataaatccttattTTATAGGTTTAGCCTGAATAtagaataaagaagaaaaaggtctTACCTCAACAATCAAAACATTCTGGGGGAAAATAGAACATAGATAAGGTATGcagttatataaaaaatgttaaggTATTTCTGCCTGTTAAAAAAATGTGGACCCACCTTGCCCGAGAGACTGGACAGCTCATCCCCTCCTATGACTTTGACACTGTTTGTTGACTTGTCGTTCTGGGGAATACAAAGCAAAGACGACATTATCCATCTCAGTGAGGTAACCGATTCAATcctttttacataaaaaaggcagaaaaattCATCTTATTTAGGTTGAAATAATTGTGTTGCTGCAGAAATATCACTTATTGTATTCtaggggggaaaaaatatataaatcctCACCCAAAAGAAATCCAACTGTGCTTATTTTAATTTGAGAGTGATGATGAAACATGATCATTCCCTCCAATATAGTGAATACAAAAACGTTGAATACTGCAGCAGTTCGTTTCTGATTGAAGAAGAGATTGTTCTCATTTGTAACTCCGTATCACACACCTCACATTATCAGAATTGGTTCCTGGAAATTAAATGAAGAGAAGTAGCTTACACAGTAACTCTTCACCCTGATGAAATCCACTGTCAAGGGGACTGATTTATCACTGTTCTGGTTCAGGGCTTTGATGTAGTCCAGGAGGTCTGCGAAGAACTTGTATCCTCCTTTTAGCACACACAAAGCTACGATGTGGTGTCCCCCCATGTCTTGGATAATATCCCGGGCTAGACGTTCTGTCCTGGGTCGGGGAAGGTGAGAAACACAATAGAGTAAagtcagggagggagagggaactgtaaattaaaattaaatggCGACTGCAGTAAGGTATTTATGGACAGGGGGAAATGCCTTACATGAAATTGCACTTAGACCTAATTGCCTACAATGCATTTCAGAGCACTGCACTGGATTCAACCCCTGCCTCCCAAATCCACATTCAAATGAGCTTCAGGATGTGGGATGCAGTGATTTGTCAAACAAATACAGTAAGTGCACGGCTGTAATATTAGCAcaatctggtgtgtgtgtgtgtgtgtgtgtgtgtgtgtgtgtgtgtgtgtgtgtgtgtgtgtgtgtgtgtgtgtgtgtgtgtgtgtttcagagagtcTGGCGAAATGACAGAAATATGACTCATTTTCATTGTATGTGTGATTTACCTGTCCATGATGAGTCCATGGGGGATTATCACCTTATCCAAATCGTTCTCATAATGTCTGGGGACGCAGAAAAGGTCCAGATCATAGCCCTTCTCATCATCAGCGATctggaagaggaagaagcacTCTTCAACAAAAACTGTTGGCACTGACAAATAACGTTCAATCACAGAGAAGCCTCTCAGCCACCTGTTTATCCCTGCACACACATGGCTTACATCATGCGGGACATCAGACGCTCATGTGGCagagcaaaacacttcaattATGATTACAAACATAGTGCCACCTGCGGTCTACCAAACAGGCCTACGGGGCAGAACCACACCCTGACAATTAACAAGTTATCAAACAAACGAACACCCAAATCCCAGCAGCCTCACCTGCAGAAACGAAGCCATGTTGTCGTGTGGTTCAGTCGCAGTGAAATGTGTGAGAAGTCATGCTCAGGTCCTGAGAGAGAAACCgcgagagggaggggaggagggttTATGGACTGGAGGTGGCACGAGCCGCTCTCCTCCTCAccgactgctgctgctgaccgTGCGCGAGCAGCACGCGGTGCCTCTCCCCTGGGGGTTAAACACCTTACGTCACAATCCAGTTTACCTTCCCAATAATCTTATTTGCCAGACACAACCTGAGCTTAACATGCTCTATACTGGTAACTCCTACAGCTGCTGCATGTCTGGGTAAATGTGGCAGCAGAGGGCTGTTTGAGAAGCTGCAGATGACgcagttttaaaaatataactgaTGACAGATCCGCCTCTCCTCAATAAAAgcgctgctctctctctctgcggcTGCGCGTTTATTACTGTACTGTGTATATACCTTCTTTATAGACGTTGTAACCAGAATACACCAATAAACC
Above is a genomic segment from Eleginops maclovinus isolate JMC-PN-2008 ecotype Puerto Natales chromosome 2, JC_Emac_rtc_rv5, whole genome shotgun sequence containing:
- the hprt1l gene encoding hypoxanthine phosphoribosyltransferase 1, like — translated: MASFLQIADDEKGYDLDLFCVPRHYENDLDKVIIPHGLIMDRTERLARDIIQDMGGHHIVALCVLKGGYKFFADLLDYIKALNQNSDKSVPLTVDFIRVKSYCNDKSTNSVKVIGGDELSSLSGKNVLIVEDIVETGRTMQTLLSLLSECKPKMVKVVSLLVKRTPRSSGYRPDYIGFEVPDSFLVGYALDYNEYFRDLSHICILNDQAKEKYKV